A genomic region of Nymphaea colorata isolate Beijing-Zhang1983 chromosome 2, ASM883128v2, whole genome shotgun sequence contains the following coding sequences:
- the LOC116248099 gene encoding thiol-disulfide oxidoreductase LTO1, which yields MAARIHPSAMNLAPSLLPRSSVLPSFTIIPISPTTIGSFSFSRNHHHRHHCPYHSARPTHQRLLVTTTIRSCLPSSDNGGSDADPIEKKDISSQPSSTFSSPPSPSSSSSSSYGWSAAIGAVGFVETSYLTYLKVTGSDAFCPIGGGSCSTVLNSEYGSVFGVPLPAFGMIAYGLVALLGLQLARKGSLFALGEASAQLVLLGSATSMAAASSYFLYILSTKFSGMSCSYCLFSAFLSFSLLFINMKFQELQKTAGLQLSVAGLVIAAVSASYSGVSSELTGSSEINLQLFEPEITNQSSPEAISLAKHLKAIGAKMYGAFWCSHCLEQKEMFGKEAAKMLNYIECFPDGYRKGVKPAKACQEADIEGFPTWIINGQVLSGELELSELAEASGFLPEATNEAQTQN from the exons ATGGCGGCCCGGATCCATCCGTCAGCCATGAACCTGGCTCCGTCTCTGCTACCCCGTAGCAGCGTCCTTCCCAGCTTCACTATCATCCCCATCTCCCCCACCACCATCGGCAGCTTCAGTTTCAGCCGCAACCACCATCACCGCCACCATTGTCCTTACCATTCTGCTCGCCCAACCCACCAG AGGTTGTTGGTGACGACCACCATACGCTCCTGCCTCCCATCTTCCGACAACGGTGGTTCCGATGCCGATCCCATCGAGAAGAAGGATATTTCTTCACAACCATCATCGacattttcttctcctccttctccttcttcttcttcttcttcttcctacgGGTGGTCCGCGGCAATTGGGGCCGTGGGTTTTGTGGAGACGAGCTACTTGACGTACCTGAAGGTCACCGGTTCTGATGCCTTCTGTCCCATTGGTGGTGGTAGCTGTTCTACGGTTCTCAACAGCGAGTATGGATCCGTATTTG GTGTTCCTCTTCCAGCATTTGGAATGATAGCATATGGATTGGTTGCATTATTGGGTTTGCAATTGGCGAGAAAAGGTTCTCTGTTTGCATTAGGCGAAGCAAGTGCGCAATTAGTTCTACTTGGGAGTGCCACATCAATGGCAGCCGCTAGTTCTTATTTCTTATACATTCTAAGCACAAAGTTTTCCGGAATGTCATGTTCATACTGTCTGTTCTCTGCATTCTTGAGTTTCAGCTTGCTATTTATTAATATGAAG TTTCAAGAGCTGCAGAAGACTGCTGGGCTGCAACTATCTGTAGCTGGCTTAGTGATTGCCGCTGTAAGTGCTTCATACAGTGGCGTTAGCTCTGAACTAACAGG GTCATCAGAGATTAATTTGCAGCTATTTGAACCTGAAATTACGAATCAGTCAAGTCCAGAAGCAATTTCTCTAGCAAAGCATTTGAAGGCTATTGGAGCAAAAATGTATGGAGCGTTTTGGTGTTCCCATTGTTTGGAACAAAAAGAG ATGTTCGGGAAAGAAGCTGCAAAGATGCTGAACTACATTGAGTGCTTTCCAGATGGGTACCGAAAGGGAGTAAAACCTGCCAAGGCATGTCAAGAAGCTGATATAGAAGGATTCCCAACCTGGATTATAAATGGCCAG GTCCTAAGCGGAGAACTAGAATTATCAGAACTTGCAGAAGCATCAGGATTCCTACCTGAAGCCACCAACGAAGCACAGACACAAAACTGA
- the LOC116248100 gene encoding uncharacterized protein LOC116248100, producing the protein MDISSRLKHVFRLQGRDKQGRKILLVIGKYFPARMMSPEQLKRYLEEHVYPHLEQKQPFCLVYLHSLVQRNENFPGISALRWIYEEIPAAIRENLGAVYFVHPGLQSRLFFATFGRFLFSGGLYGKFKYINRLEFLWENMRKSEIKIPEFVYDHDDDLEHRPLMDYGLETDHHGFHDAGAMDSTASMQSLRCIS; encoded by the exons ATGGATATTTCTTCGAGGTTGAAGCATGTGTTCAGGCTTCAAGGGAGAGACAAGCAGGGTAGAAAGATACTTCTCGTCATAGGAAAGTATTTCCCAG CTCGGATGATGAGTCCCGAGCAGTTGAAGAGGTATTTGGAGGAGCATGTGTACCCCCATCTGGAGCAGAAGCAGCCCTTCTGCTTGGTCTACCTGCATTCCCTCGTGCAGAGGAACGAGAACTTCCCTGGGATCTCCGCTCTCCGGTGGATCTACGAGGAGATTCCGGCGGCCATCAGGGAGAACCTCGGCGCCGTCTACTTCGTCCATCCGGGGCTTCAGTCTCGCCTCTTCTTCGCCACCTTCGGCCGCTTCCTGTTCAGCGGAGG GTTGTATGGGAAGTTCAAGTACATAAATCGCCTGGAGTTCCTGTGGGAGAACATGAGGAAGAGCGAGATTAAGATCCCTGAGTTCGTCTATGACCATGACGATGACTTGGAGCACAGGCCACTGATGGACTACGGGTTGGAGACGGACCACCATGGCTTCCACGACGCGGGAGCCATGGACTCCACTGCGTCGATGCAATCGCTGAGATGCATCTCCTAG